The region GCGGGGTGACGGTGACGCGGTCGGAATACGGCAGCTCGGCCAGCAAAGTCTTGGACAGGGCGATCTGCGCAAGCAGGTCGGCCTCGCCCATCGCGTGCTTGGGCGTCGACAGCAAGGCCAGTGCAAGCAGATTAATCGGGTTGACGTCGGCGGCACGGTTGACGTTGACCTGGATCTGCTCGGCCACCGCATCCACGGTCGCCGACAGCCAGCTCGGCTTGTCTTCTTCGTCGAGCGGACGGCCGTCCCACTCGGGTGCGTGCAGGGCAAGCATGTCGTTGAGCCGGATCGGCTCGCCGAAATTCACCACCACTTGGCCGTAGTTGGAGCGCAGCACTTTGGGGATGCCCCACAGCAGCTGCCAGATCGATTCTTTTTCCTTCGGCTTGCCGGACAACTCGTCGAGGTAGCTGTTGCCCTCCATGAGCTTTTCGTAGCCGACGTAGATGGGCTGGAACAGCACCGGGCGGGTCGGCTGGCGCAGGAAGCCGCGCACCGTCATCACGATCATGCCGCCCTTCGGCGGCAGCAGACGGCCGGTGCGCGAACGCCCGCCTTCGATGAAGTACTCGATCGAATAGCCGCCCGAAACCAGTTGCGCGACGTACTCGCTGAGGATCGCCGAGTACAGCGCGCTGCCGCGGATGCTGCGGCGGATGAAGAAGGCGCCGCCCTTGCGCAGGATGCTGCCGACCACCGGCAGGTTGAGGTTGATGCCGGCGACGATGTGCGGCGGCACGATGCCCTTGGTGTAGAGCAGGTAGCTCAGCAGCAGGTAGTCCATGTGGCTGCGATGGCAAGGCACGTAGACGACTTCGTGGCCGGGCGCGTCCTGCTTGAGCTGGTCGAGGTGATGCACCAGCACGCCGCGGTAGATGCGGTTCCACACCGGGGTCAGGATGAAGCTCAGCGAGCGCACCACCGGATGCGAATAGTCGGCGGCGATCTCGTAGGCCATGGCGTGGGCTTTCTTCCACGCTTCGGTGCTGTTGCTGCTGTCGCGACGGGCCTGGTCGGCGATGGCGTCCTTGACCGGTTCGGAAGCGAGCACGCGGTCGATCAGCATGCGCCGGGTCGACAGGTCGGGGCCGATCACCGCCGCGCGGATGCGGCGGAAGTGGGTGCGCAGCACGCGCGAGAGCTTGCGCACGGTGCGTTCGGACGGCAGGCCTTCGTCGACGATGCCGCGCAGCGACACCGGCGGCGAGAACCGCACCGTGGTGTGGCGGCCGTTGAGGGCGATCGCGAGCAGGCGGCGGAAGCGGCCGACCAGGGTCCAGTTTTCCGAGAACAACACCGAGAACCAACCGCTGCTGCGGTCCGGCGCACGGCCGACGAAGATCGACACCGGCACCAGTTGCACGTCGAGCGCGGGGTCGTTGCGGTGCGCATCGAGCAGGCGCGCGAGCGAACCGGAGTGGGTCTTGGCCGAGGGCGGACCGGACGGCGCCAAAGTGCCGGCATGGCGCCGCGACAGCGCGACATAGGCGCGCTTGCGGCCGAGCGGGTCGCCCGGCAGCGGTTGCAGCGGCGACGGCAGGCCGCTCTCGCGGCAGGCGCGCTCCAGGATCAGCGCGTTCGACAGGCCGTAGTCTTCGAGTACGTAGCAGACCGGGCGGCCATGCCATTCCTCGGCGATGTGTTCGGACGGCGCCTTCGGCTCGATGCTCAGCGACACCCACGGCGCCATGATCTTGCCGAGCAGGCGCGCCCACCACGGGCGGTGCGCCGGCGGCGCGCCCGGACGCGACTCGCCGACAGCCGCAGGCGGCGGGGCGATCGGCAGTTCGGGCTGATCGGGCTCGGGCTCCGGCTCGGCGGGCGCAGGCTCGGGCTGGATCTCGTCGGCGGTTTCGGCGACGCGCTCGCTCATGGATTCGGCTTCGACGGCAGGTTCAACGGTGGACTCGACTGCGGGCTCGAACGCAGGTTCGGCGAGATCGTCGGCGGTCGCATTCGCGCGCTCGTCGGGCGCGACGACCGGTTCGGCATCGACCGGCTCAGCAGGCGCGTGTTCGGCGGAAGGATCCACGGCAGCGGCCGGGTCCGACGCGTCGACCGGCGTACGTGCGGAGTCGGCCGAAGCGGCGTCGGGGAAAGGCAGGGGCGTTTGTTTCGGCATCCCGATCATTATGCCTATTCGGCTTCGACGCGCGCCTGACCTATCGGGCCGCCTGCACCGGGCCGTCCGCACTGGCCCGACAACTCGCCGACCGCCGCGAAACCCCGGCGGAGGCGGGCTCAGCGCGACGGCGCGGGGGTAGCCGGGGCGGTCGCCTGCAACGGCTTGCCCTTGGTCGCGGCATTCACCTGCAGCGGCTTGCCTTCGGCTGCCGCTGGCGGCTCCACCCGCGTCGGCTTCGGCGGTGCCTGCGCTTCGGTCTCGGCGTGGCGCAGCACGTCGCTGAGGTACCAGCGGCCGTCGCGGCGCTCGACCAGAACGTAGGCATCGACCGCTTCGCCAGCGAGCTCGTAACGCAGCCGCACCCGCGCGGTATCGCCGGTCTGCTCGGCCAGGCTGGTCTGCACGCTGGCGAGGGCGGCGTCGAGGTTGAGGCCATAGCCGTTCACGACCTGCTTGAGCCGCTCGACGAAGGGCCCGAGCCGGCGCAGGCTGCGGTCCAT is a window of Lysobacter antibioticus DNA encoding:
- the plsB gene encoding glycerol-3-phosphate 1-O-acyltransferase PlsB; the encoded protein is MSERVAETADEIQPEPAPAEPEPEPDQPELPIAPPPAAVGESRPGAPPAHRPWWARLLGKIMAPWVSLSIEPKAPSEHIAEEWHGRPVCYVLEDYGLSNALILERACRESGLPSPLQPLPGDPLGRKRAYVALSRRHAGTLAPSGPPSAKTHSGSLARLLDAHRNDPALDVQLVPVSIFVGRAPDRSSGWFSVLFSENWTLVGRFRRLLAIALNGRHTTVRFSPPVSLRGIVDEGLPSERTVRKLSRVLRTHFRRIRAAVIGPDLSTRRMLIDRVLASEPVKDAIADQARRDSSNSTEAWKKAHAMAYEIAADYSHPVVRSLSFILTPVWNRIYRGVLVHHLDQLKQDAPGHEVVYVPCHRSHMDYLLLSYLLYTKGIVPPHIVAGINLNLPVVGSILRKGGAFFIRRSIRGSALYSAILSEYVAQLVSGGYSIEYFIEGGRSRTGRLLPPKGGMIVMTVRGFLRQPTRPVLFQPIYVGYEKLMEGNSYLDELSGKPKEKESIWQLLWGIPKVLRSNYGQVVVNFGEPIRLNDMLALHAPEWDGRPLDEEDKPSWLSATVDAVAEQIQVNVNRAADVNPINLLALALLSTPKHAMGEADLLAQIALSKTLLAELPYSDRVTVTPHTPQEIVAHGEEINVLERIAHPLGDVLGVDGDDKAVLLSYFRNNVLHLFTAASWIACCFQHNRRMSLAGVLRLGRSVYPFLQAELFLPWSEDEFAERLVRTVDVFVRSGLLERVSDDDGGILARNAGQTDEVFRLRAIGHSLQQAFERYYIAISVLVKNGPGTMSAGELESLCQLAAQRLSLLYAPAAPEFFDKTLFRGFIQKLRELKLVWPDSQGKLTFDQRLDAWAKDAKVILGRELRHTIEKISPEMAAKPETKTAADA